From the Flavobacterium gyeonganense genome, the window TTTAATCATGGAAACATCAACACCACTCATCATGGAAAAAACACCAGAAAAGAACACAGCAGCATTTACTCATTTGAGTACTTTAAGTCAGTACATTATTCCGTTTGGGAATTATATTTTTCCACTTATCATCTGGACAAGCTATAAAGATAAATCTGAATTTACAGATCACCACGGAAAACAGGCTTTGAACTTTCAGTTAAGCTTATTGCTTTACACTTTGATTTTAGCACTTATTGCAATCCCGATTTTTGTGACTGTGGTTTTACAAAATCTTCCAATCGAAGCAATTATTAACGATGAAGATTTTGTTATTAGAAATTTTAATTTTGAAGGAAATATTGGTCTTTTAAGTATTGGTGCAACAGCCGTTTTACTTTTTGGGGTTTTAAAATTTGTTGAATTCTTTTTAGTGATTTATGCTTCGATAAAAGCTTCGAACGGAGAATTATACAAATATCCGCTAACGATTCCTTTTATAAAATAATCTGCTAACCATTAAAAGTTATAGAATCCCAAGTGCGCTAGCCCTGACAGAAGCGGCATCCTTTTACTGGCTCCTTTAGCCAGTAAAAGATAAAGCGGATGGCAGGAAGCAGCTCCTGAAAAAATCAATCATCAATCAAATCATCAATCAATCAAATCATCAATCAATCAAATCATCATCAATCAAAAAACGAATTGTTCAATCAAAAAAAAATGAAATGAAATTATGAACATTGAAAACACAAAAGCACAGATGCGCAAAGGTGTTCTTGAGTTTTGCATCTTATCAGTATTAAAAGAAAAAGACGCATATACATCTGAAATATTAGACACTTTAAAAAACGCAAAATTATTAGTTGTTGAGGGAACTGTTTACCCTTTACTTACCAGACTAAAAAACGACGGTTTACTGAATTATCGCTGGGAAGAATCGACCTCTGGGCCACCAAGAAAATATTATGGTTTAACCGAAATAGGACAAACATTTTTAAATGAATTAAGCGGAACCTGGACAGAATTATCAGATGCCGTAAAACTAATCACCAATCAAAATCAATAAGTCATGAACAAAACAGTAAATATTAACTTAGGCGGTATGTTTTTTCACATCGATGAAGATGCATATTTAAAATTGACACGCTATTTTGACGCTATAAAAAGATCATTGAACAACTCATCCGGACAAGATGAAATTATTAAGGACATTGAAATGCGTGTTTCTGAACTTTTGACAGAAAAACAAAAAAGCGAAAAACATGTTGTTGGCTTAAAAGATGTTGACGAGGTGATTGCGGTAATGGGACAGCCTGAAGATTATAGACTTGAAGACGAAGAAAATGCTAATCAGTCTTTTAATTATGATAACAGAAAACACAAAAAACTATACCGCGATAAAGAAAAAGGTATGATTGGTGGTGTTGCTACCGGGTTAGGACATTATTTTGGAGTTGATGCTGTATGGATTAAAATCGTGTTCTTAATATTTGTTTTTGCAGGTTTCGGAACCGGAATTTTAGCTTATTTCGTATTATGGGTTGTAACTCCTGAGGCGGTTACAACATCAGAAAAATTGGAAATGACAGGAGAGCCGGTAACAATTTCTAACATCGAAAAGAAAGTTCGCGAAGAGATTGACTCATTGTCTGAGAAATTCAAAAATGCAGATTATGACAAAATGGGAAATCAGGTAAAGTCTGGAGCTGAGAGAATAAGTAGTTCATTTGGAGACTTTGTTATGACAGTTTTTAAAATCTTCGCAAAATTTTTAGGGGTTATTCTTATTATGTCCGGAGTTACTGTTTTAATATTATTACTAATAGGTGTCTTCACTTTAGGGACAAATGTCTTTCTGGATTTTCCTTGGGAAAACTTTATTGAAGCCGGAAATTTTACTGATTATCCAATCTGGTCATTCGGTTTATTAATGTTCTTTGCCGTTGGAATTCCGTTTTTCTTTTTGACGCTTTTGGGTTTCAAATTATTGTCACCAAATACAAAAACTATCGGAAATATTGCAAAATATACCCTGTTAGCTATTTGGATTATTGCCGTTGCCATTGCAATCAGTATCGGAATCAAACAGGCTACTGAAATATCATACGATAATAAAACAGTAGAGAAAAAAGTAATCAACATTGCTCCTAATGATACACTATATGTAAAGTTTAGATATAATGATTACTATGCGAAAGACTTAGATCATCATAAAGAGTTTGAGTTTGTACAGGATTCTGCCAATAATGCTTTAATTTACTCAAATGATGTTCGTTTGCACGTATTGCATACCGACCAGGCTGCTCCTTATTTACAAATAGAAAAAGCGCCAGAGGAAACTCGTTTGCAAGTGCTAAAAAAAGAGCAGAAAAAATCAATTATAACATTGATATTAAAGGAAATTATTTAATTTTGGATAATTATTTTCTTACAGACGTTAAAAATAAATTCAGAGGTCAGGAAGTTGACGTATATTTGTATTTACCAGAAGGTCAATTATTTAAACCGGATGCTTCGATACAGGATTATGATGACTCTGAAAATGATTTTTTCAACTTACACTTTAGCGGTAACTACAACTATAAAGTAGAAGGTTCTAAAATAAAATGCCTGAACTGTCCAGCTGATGAGGATGAAGACAATGATTTTGAAGAAGATACTATAGCAAATGATACTGTAAAAGAAGTTTCAATTAAAATTAACGGGCAAGAAGTTTTAAATGCAAAAAAAGGCAAAGGAAAATTAACCACTGATAAAAACGGAGTTATTATCAAAATTAACTAAAAAACCATGATAAAAATAATCATTCATATTACGAAATTCATTATTGCAACTATCACTGCATTATTGTTTGCCTCATGTAATTTTAATATAAACTCAATTGAAGGCAGCGGAAATGTTACTACCGAAAAAAGAATTGTTCAGGGTGATTTTAAAAATGTATCTGTCAGCAATGCCATAGATTTGGTAATTGAACAATCTGATTCTACAGAAATTATCGTTGAAGCAGACGATAATATCCAAAAAGAAATTACAACAAAAGTTGAAAACGG encodes:
- a CDS encoding DUF4870 domain-containing protein, encoding MEKTPEKNTAAFTHLSTLSQYIIPFGNYIFPLIIWTSYKDKSEFTDHHGKQALNFQLSLLLYTLILALIAIPIFVTVVLQNLPIEAIINDEDFVIRNFNFEGNIGLLSIGATAVLLFGVLKFVEFFLVIYASIKASNGELYKYPLTIPFIK
- a CDS encoding PadR family transcriptional regulator, whose protein sequence is MNIENTKAQMRKGVLEFCILSVLKEKDAYTSEILDTLKNAKLLVVEGTVYPLLTRLKNDGLLNYRWEESTSGPPRKYYGLTEIGQTFLNELSGTWTELSDAVKLITNQNQ